The following proteins are co-located in the Paraburkholderia phytofirmans PsJN genome:
- a CDS encoding LysR family transcriptional regulator, with protein sequence MTPNELFALLPDMAVFARVVDAGNFSVAARQLGSTPSTVSRQIKRLEDALATRLLERSTRTVRVTESGAQVVRFCRDMVSAASGAVDAAGQLAGRPQGKVSVSAPTQFARSVIHPLIAGFLRAYDEVDLQLLFTDHDVDPLADDVDLVIRLTEHPPQGLAGRRLGAVRWLLVASPAYLRERGTPAQPRDLHKHACIYLGETADDNRWRFRRGTETQSVDVKGRYIANHAGARLEAALQDFGVACVPEFAAADSLQSGALVQVLPDWNLEARAYVGSVWLLYPPNRFLPPKVRALIDYLVEHLHDTLDTA encoded by the coding sequence ATGACTCCAAACGAGCTTTTCGCCTTGCTGCCGGACATGGCGGTTTTTGCGCGCGTCGTCGACGCCGGCAACTTCTCGGTGGCGGCGCGGCAACTCGGCAGCACGCCTTCGACGGTCAGCCGTCAGATCAAGCGGCTCGAAGACGCGCTGGCGACACGTTTGCTCGAGCGTTCCACGCGCACGGTGCGGGTGACGGAATCGGGCGCTCAGGTGGTGCGATTCTGTCGCGACATGGTGAGCGCCGCGTCGGGCGCGGTCGACGCCGCCGGGCAACTGGCGGGCAGACCGCAAGGCAAGGTGAGCGTGAGCGCGCCGACCCAGTTCGCGCGGTCCGTGATCCACCCGCTGATCGCCGGCTTCCTGCGCGCTTACGACGAAGTCGACCTGCAACTCCTGTTCACCGATCACGACGTCGATCCGCTCGCCGACGATGTCGATCTCGTAATCCGCCTGACCGAGCATCCACCGCAGGGACTCGCGGGGCGCCGATTGGGCGCGGTGCGCTGGCTGCTGGTGGCGTCGCCGGCGTATTTGCGTGAGCGCGGCACACCGGCGCAGCCGCGCGATCTGCACAAGCACGCCTGCATCTACCTGGGCGAGACCGCCGACGACAACCGCTGGCGCTTTCGCCGCGGCACGGAGACACAGAGCGTCGACGTGAAAGGTCGCTACATCGCCAACCATGCCGGCGCGCGACTCGAAGCCGCGCTGCAGGACTTCGGCGTTGCGTGCGTACCGGAATTCGCGGCAGCAGACTCACTGCAAAGCGGCGCGCTCGTGCAGGTTCTGCCCGACTGGAATCTCGAAGCGCGCGCTTACGTGGGCTCGGTGTGGCTGCTGTATCCGCCAAATCGATTCTTGCCGCCGAAGGTGAGGGCATTGATCGACTACCTCGTCGAGCATCTGCACGACACCTTGGATACCGCATGA
- a CDS encoding tetratricopeptide repeat protein, with translation MSKPANLPQQLDHMLRQAVALQQNGAFAEAEELFREILELKPRHFDALQLLGALALQAGRLQEGVELLGKALAINAKQAPLHSNLAYALNVLQRFDEALASADRALALQPKFPDALNNRGNAQAGLNRPLDALGSFDRAIALNPDFAQAWNNRACVLRDLGRPADALASCDHALALQPGYPDAWSNRGNAFSDLNQPEEAERCYRRALELAPAFADAWNNLGLTQIDLNQHAQALVSYERALAVNSDAAETHWNESLCLLQMRQLEAGWQKYEWRWERSRIKASRRSFAEPLWLGDFSIDGKTILLHAEQGLGDTLQFCRYAALVSKLGAKVVLEVPRELMRLMATLDGVDQLIEAGQTLPSFDCHCPLLSLPLAFKTGLDSIPSNTPYLCADAEAARQWRERLHAPADARLKVGLVWAGGNRPHVAELRKNDARRSIAFARLAPLLDVPNVRFFSLQKGPAAQQLESDERGGRVIDYTGELDDFADTAALVANLDLVISVDTSTAHLAGALDKPVWILNRFDTCWRWMLERTDTPWYPRARLFRQPALGDWDSVMMAARDALNALAAGAMHPR, from the coding sequence ATGAGCAAGCCCGCCAATTTGCCGCAACAGTTGGACCACATGCTTCGGCAAGCCGTCGCGCTTCAGCAGAACGGCGCATTCGCCGAGGCAGAAGAACTCTTTCGCGAGATCCTCGAACTCAAGCCCCGTCATTTCGACGCGCTGCAATTGCTCGGCGCGTTGGCGCTGCAAGCGGGCCGCTTGCAAGAGGGCGTCGAGTTACTTGGAAAAGCGCTTGCCATCAACGCGAAACAGGCACCGCTTCATTCCAATCTCGCGTATGCGTTGAACGTCCTGCAGCGTTTCGACGAAGCCCTTGCGAGCGCCGATCGGGCGCTCGCCTTGCAGCCCAAATTCCCCGATGCACTCAACAACCGCGGCAACGCGCAAGCCGGCCTGAACCGGCCGCTCGATGCACTCGGCAGCTTCGATCGCGCAATTGCGTTGAACCCGGATTTCGCGCAGGCCTGGAATAACCGCGCGTGCGTGCTGCGCGATCTGGGCCGTCCCGCCGACGCGCTCGCAAGCTGCGATCACGCGCTCGCGCTGCAACCGGGTTATCCCGACGCGTGGAGCAATCGCGGCAATGCCTTCAGCGACCTGAACCAGCCGGAAGAAGCGGAGCGCTGCTACCGTCGCGCGCTGGAATTGGCGCCCGCATTCGCCGACGCCTGGAACAACCTCGGCCTCACGCAGATCGATCTCAACCAGCACGCACAAGCGCTCGTGAGTTACGAACGCGCTCTGGCCGTGAATTCCGATGCCGCGGAAACACATTGGAATGAATCACTGTGCCTGCTGCAAATGAGACAGCTCGAAGCCGGCTGGCAAAAATATGAATGGCGCTGGGAGCGCAGCCGCATCAAGGCAAGCCGGCGCAGTTTTGCGGAACCGCTTTGGCTCGGCGATTTTTCGATCGACGGCAAGACGATTCTGTTGCACGCGGAGCAGGGTCTCGGCGACACGCTGCAGTTTTGCCGCTATGCCGCGCTGGTGTCGAAACTCGGCGCGAAGGTCGTGCTCGAAGTGCCACGCGAACTGATGCGTCTCATGGCCACGCTCGACGGTGTGGACCAGTTGATCGAAGCGGGTCAAACGCTGCCATCGTTCGATTGTCACTGCCCGCTGCTGAGTTTGCCGCTCGCATTCAAGACGGGTCTCGACAGCATTCCATCGAACACGCCTTATCTCTGCGCGGACGCCGAAGCGGCTCGCCAATGGCGCGAGCGGCTTCACGCGCCAGCAGACGCGCGCCTCAAAGTCGGACTCGTATGGGCAGGCGGCAACCGTCCGCATGTCGCCGAACTTCGTAAGAACGATGCGCGCCGTTCGATCGCATTCGCACGACTCGCGCCGCTTCTCGACGTGCCGAACGTGCGGTTCTTCAGCCTGCAAAAAGGACCGGCGGCGCAGCAACTCGAAAGCGACGAGCGGGGCGGACGTGTGATCGACTACACGGGAGAACTCGACGACTTCGCCGACACTGCGGCATTGGTGGCGAACCTCGATCTGGTGATTTCCGTGGACACGTCCACCGCGCATCTGGCTGGCGCACTCGACAAACCGGTCTGGATTCTGAACCGCTTCGACACCTGCTGGCGGTGGATGCTGGAACGCACGGATACACCGTGGTATCCGCGTGCCCGGTTGTTCCGGCAACCCGCGCTCGGCGATTGGGACAGTGTGATGATGGCCGCGCGTGATGCGCTGAACGCATTGGCGGCGGGAGCGATGCATCCACGATAG
- a CDS encoding DMT family transporter — translation MSKQERLLMLSDLMLLAVAVVWGTSYGVVKSALVFYPVLGLLALRFGITFVLLSPALRHLRATDARTLRGVLFSGVLLLGIFLCETFGILMTRAANAAFLISLCVVLTPLVEWLLLKRKPSRVEWVAVALSLLGAWLLAGDGELSLNPGDALILLAALLRALTVCVTKRVMRDSALPPLSVTVVQSGVVAFGSAAAAWLFAPQQWQAVPSIAGHAAFWGYVGYLVIACTLFAFFAQNFAIKRSSPTRVSLLMGSEPAFGALFACIWLGERISVSAWVGGALIVAASILATVRWTALRVSAAQA, via the coding sequence ATGTCGAAACAAGAACGCCTGCTCATGTTGTCCGATCTGATGCTGCTCGCCGTCGCCGTCGTCTGGGGCACCAGTTACGGCGTGGTCAAAAGCGCGCTGGTGTTCTATCCGGTGCTGGGTTTGCTTGCGCTGCGCTTTGGCATCACTTTCGTGCTCCTGTCGCCCGCCTTGCGCCACCTGCGCGCCACCGACGCCCGCACGTTGCGCGGCGTGCTGTTCTCCGGCGTGCTGCTGCTCGGTATCTTTCTCTGTGAAACCTTCGGCATCCTGATGACGCGTGCGGCCAACGCCGCGTTTCTGATCAGCTTGTGCGTGGTGTTGACGCCGCTCGTCGAATGGTTGCTGCTCAAGCGCAAGCCGAGCCGCGTCGAATGGGTGGCAGTGGCGCTTTCGCTGCTGGGCGCATGGCTGCTCGCCGGCGACGGTGAACTGAGCCTCAATCCCGGCGACGCGCTAATTCTGCTCGCCGCGCTGCTGCGCGCGTTGACGGTGTGTGTGACCAAACGCGTGATGCGCGATTCGGCGCTGCCGCCGCTGTCGGTGACTGTGGTTCAGTCTGGCGTGGTGGCATTCGGCAGCGCCGCAGCCGCCTGGTTGTTCGCGCCGCAGCAATGGCAGGCTGTGCCCTCGATTGCGGGACACGCGGCGTTCTGGGGCTATGTCGGCTATCTGGTGATCGCGTGCACGCTGTTCGCGTTCTTTGCGCAGAACTTCGCGATCAAGCGCAGCAGCCCGACACGCGTCTCGCTGCTGATGGGCAGCGAACCGGCGTTCGGGGCATTGTTTGCCTGCATCTGGTTGGGTGAGCGAATTTCGGTAAGCGCGTGGGTCGGCGGCGCATTGATCGTCGCGGCATCGATTCTGGCGACCGTGCGATGGACCGCGTTGCGTGTGAGCGCCGCACAGGCCTGA
- a CDS encoding SDR family oxidoreductase: protein MNTLNNAQVAIVTGASRGIGAAVAQRLAKDGFAVAINYASSSAEADHLVAGLTAAGAKAIAVKADVSNTNDVRRLFEITEQQLGKVDVLVNNAGVLKTVPLADTSDALYDQTFGINVRGTFNTLREAAARMNDGGRIVNFSSTTLALNMPGYAIYNATKAAVEAFTHVFAKELRGRNITVNAVAPGPIATLLFLDGKTEEQVQTFAKMPPLQRLGQPDDIASVVAFLAGPDAGWVNGQILRANGGLA, encoded by the coding sequence ATGAACACGCTCAACAACGCCCAGGTCGCAATCGTCACAGGCGCATCGCGCGGCATCGGGGCAGCGGTCGCGCAACGTCTGGCCAAGGACGGTTTCGCCGTCGCGATCAATTACGCATCCAGTTCGGCCGAAGCCGATCATCTCGTCGCCGGACTGACCGCGGCCGGCGCCAAAGCCATCGCGGTGAAAGCCGACGTGTCGAACACCAACGACGTGCGCCGCCTGTTCGAGATCACCGAACAGCAGCTCGGCAAGGTGGACGTGCTGGTCAACAACGCGGGCGTGCTCAAGACCGTGCCGCTTGCCGACACCAGCGACGCGCTCTACGACCAGACCTTTGGCATCAACGTGCGCGGCACCTTCAACACCTTGCGCGAAGCTGCTGCGCGCATGAACGACGGCGGCCGCATCGTCAACTTTTCGAGCACTACGCTGGCGCTGAACATGCCGGGCTACGCGATCTACAACGCGACGAAAGCCGCCGTCGAAGCGTTCACGCACGTGTTCGCCAAGGAACTGCGCGGCCGCAACATCACCGTCAATGCCGTGGCGCCGGGTCCGATCGCGACGTTGCTGTTCCTCGACGGCAAGACCGAAGAACAGGTCCAGACCTTCGCGAAGATGCCGCCGCTACAACGCCTCGGTCAGCCGGACGACATCGCGTCGGTGGTGGCGTTCCTCGCGGGTCCTGACGCGGGCTGGGTCAATGGCCAGATTCTGCGTGCCAACGGCGGTCTTGCTTGA
- a CDS encoding aldo/keto reductase, producing MEYRHLGASGFKVPVLSFGTGTFGGKGEFFQAWGATDVAEARRLLDICFDAGVTMFDTADIYSSGASESVLGEALKGKRDKAIISTKATFRFDDGPNNVGSSRFHLIQAVDSALKRLQTDYIDLFQLHGFDARTPVVEVMSTLDDLVRAGKIRYTGVSNFSGWHLMKSQDVADRYGYPRYIANQTYYSLVGRDYEWELMPLGVDQGVGAVVWSPLGWGRLTGKIKRGQPLPDSSRLHKTADMGPPVPDEYLFRVLDAIDEIAAETGKTVPQIALNWLLQRPTVSTVLIGARNEEQLRQNLGAVGWNLTPEQMAKLDAASAVRPAYPYWHQEGFVERNPKAV from the coding sequence ATGGAATACAGACATCTGGGTGCATCGGGTTTCAAGGTGCCGGTGCTGAGTTTCGGCACGGGCACGTTCGGCGGCAAGGGCGAATTCTTCCAGGCGTGGGGCGCGACCGACGTCGCCGAGGCCCGGCGTCTGCTCGACATCTGCTTCGATGCGGGCGTCACCATGTTCGACACCGCGGACATCTATTCGAGCGGCGCGTCCGAATCGGTGCTTGGCGAAGCGCTCAAGGGCAAACGCGACAAGGCGATCATCTCGACCAAGGCGACCTTCCGTTTCGACGACGGGCCGAACAACGTCGGCTCGTCGCGCTTCCATCTGATCCAGGCCGTTGACTCAGCACTCAAGCGCTTGCAAACCGATTACATCGACCTGTTCCAACTGCACGGTTTCGACGCCAGAACGCCGGTGGTTGAAGTCATGTCCACGCTCGACGATCTGGTGCGCGCCGGCAAGATACGCTACACGGGCGTGTCGAATTTCTCCGGCTGGCATCTGATGAAATCGCAGGACGTCGCGGATCGCTACGGCTATCCGCGCTACATCGCCAATCAGACGTACTACTCGCTGGTCGGCCGCGATTACGAGTGGGAGTTGATGCCGCTCGGCGTCGATCAAGGCGTGGGCGCGGTGGTGTGGAGTCCGCTCGGCTGGGGGCGTCTCACCGGCAAGATCAAGCGCGGCCAGCCGCTGCCCGATTCGAGCCGGCTGCATAAAACCGCCGACATGGGGCCGCCGGTGCCGGACGAGTACCTGTTCCGCGTGCTCGATGCCATCGACGAGATCGCCGCCGAAACGGGCAAGACCGTGCCGCAGATCGCGCTGAACTGGCTGCTGCAGCGGCCGACGGTGTCGACAGTGCTGATCGGCGCGCGCAACGAGGAACAGTTGCGGCAGAACCTCGGCGCCGTGGGCTGGAATCTGACGCCCGAGCAGATGGCGAAGCTCGATGCGGCCAGCGCCGTGCGTCCCGCTTATCCGTACTGGCATCAGGAAGGGTTCGTGGAGCGCAATCCGAAGGCGGTGTGA
- a CDS encoding asparaginase: MSTRETGPTAATVYRGASIENTHVAHVAVVDASGRLLASFGDPSRMTLARSAAKPAQALAVLETGALERFGFDEADLALMCASHSSEARHIERTRQMLAKAQASEADLRCGGHPPLSDAVYIDWLKRDFKPDGVCSNCSGKHAGMLAGAQSIGASMEGYERPDHPLQVRVKHTVADVCDLPDEAVQWATDGCNLPTPAFPLDRLARLFAKLAAAEDEVSSGAQSVTSRTSALARIYRAMTMYPEWVAGEGRFCTQLMQAFDGALVGKVGADGSYAIGVRASEQTKRAGAQGALGFAVKIEDGNVGILYAVVAEVLALLEIGTPEQRAKLAAFHAPKMLNTMGIQTSRITFSVALQRAPEAAIE, from the coding sequence ATGAGCACGCGCGAAACCGGGCCGACTGCGGCGACTGTCTATCGTGGCGCTTCGATTGAGAACACGCATGTAGCGCACGTCGCGGTGGTCGATGCGAGCGGCCGCTTGCTGGCTTCATTCGGCGATCCGTCGCGTATGACGCTGGCGCGTTCCGCCGCGAAGCCCGCGCAAGCGTTGGCGGTGTTGGAGACCGGCGCACTGGAGCGTTTCGGTTTCGACGAAGCCGACCTTGCGCTGATGTGCGCCTCGCACAGCAGCGAGGCGCGCCACATCGAGCGCACGCGCCAGATGCTCGCCAAGGCGCAGGCGAGCGAAGCCGATCTGCGCTGCGGCGGCCATCCCCCGTTATCCGACGCCGTCTACATCGACTGGCTCAAACGCGACTTCAAGCCGGACGGCGTGTGCAGCAACTGCTCCGGCAAACACGCGGGCATGCTGGCCGGTGCACAATCGATCGGAGCGTCGATGGAGGGTTATGAACGACCGGACCATCCATTGCAGGTGCGAGTCAAACACACGGTCGCGGACGTTTGCGACCTGCCCGACGAAGCAGTGCAATGGGCGACCGATGGTTGCAATCTACCGACACCGGCTTTTCCGCTCGATCGCCTCGCACGCCTGTTCGCGAAGCTGGCCGCCGCAGAAGACGAGGTATCGTCGGGCGCACAGTCGGTCACATCGCGCACTTCAGCACTCGCCCGAATCTACCGCGCGATGACAATGTATCCCGAATGGGTAGCGGGCGAGGGCCGCTTCTGCACGCAGCTGATGCAGGCATTCGACGGCGCGCTGGTCGGCAAGGTCGGCGCGGACGGCAGCTACGCGATAGGCGTACGGGCGTCGGAGCAGACGAAGAGGGCAGGCGCGCAAGGCGCGCTGGGCTTCGCGGTAAAGATCGAGGATGGCAACGTCGGGATACTGTATGCGGTGGTGGCGGAAGTGCTCGCGTTGCTGGAGATCGGGACACCGGAACAACGAGCGAAACTCGCGGCGTTCCACGCACCGAAGATGTTGAACACGATGGGCATACAAACGAGCCGGATAACATTTTCGGTTGCACTCCAACGCGCACCGGAAGCCGCGATTGAATGA
- a CDS encoding MFS transporter has translation MPPAPAEPPGTSSVSLPKHPAFQRFWCTRILSSLSFQMLAVAMGWHIYALTHSAFALGLVGLAQFLPMFVLTLVVGHVADRYDRRRIAAICQSLESVAALLFAVGTFSGWISAPVIYVLAACVGAARAFESPAVASLLSGVVPRGQLPKATAWATSANQTAQIAGPALGGLLYGIGPGAAYLACTLSFAAAAAAVSGISLQTKPANRAPVTLESVFSGIAFIRREPVILGALSLDLFAVLFGGATALLPIFARDILHTGPLGLGLLRSGTAIGALAGTVWLAHFPLRNRPGAAMFGGVVAFGAATVVFGLSHQFLASLIALMVLGASDTISVVVRLSLVQLRTPDEMLGRVSAVNSLFIGTSNQLGEFESGLTAGWWGAQPAVLVGGVATIAVALLWMRFFPELRRTRSLEREEELAPSP, from the coding sequence ATGCCTCCAGCGCCCGCCGAACCGCCCGGCACCTCTTCCGTTAGTTTGCCGAAACACCCCGCATTTCAACGTTTCTGGTGCACTCGCATCCTCTCGTCGCTGTCGTTCCAGATGCTCGCCGTGGCGATGGGCTGGCACATCTACGCGCTCACGCATAGCGCTTTCGCACTCGGTCTGGTCGGCCTCGCGCAATTTCTGCCGATGTTCGTGCTGACGCTCGTGGTCGGCCATGTCGCCGACCGTTACGACCGCCGCCGTATCGCGGCCATCTGTCAAAGCCTCGAAAGCGTCGCTGCATTGTTATTCGCTGTCGGCACCTTCAGCGGCTGGATCAGCGCACCCGTGATTTATGTGCTGGCCGCATGCGTCGGTGCGGCGCGCGCCTTCGAATCGCCCGCGGTGGCTTCGCTATTGTCGGGCGTCGTGCCGCGCGGTCAGTTGCCCAAAGCGACGGCATGGGCCACGTCGGCAAATCAGACCGCGCAGATCGCGGGCCCGGCGCTGGGCGGTCTGCTTTACGGCATCGGCCCTGGTGCGGCTTATCTTGCTTGCACGCTGTCGTTCGCGGCCGCAGCCGCAGCGGTGTCGGGCATCTCGCTACAGACAAAGCCGGCGAACCGCGCACCTGTCACGCTTGAATCGGTGTTCTCGGGCATTGCCTTCATTCGTCGTGAACCGGTGATTCTCGGCGCGTTGTCGCTCGATCTGTTCGCCGTGCTGTTCGGCGGCGCGACTGCGCTGTTGCCGATCTTCGCGCGCGATATCCTGCACACGGGGCCGCTCGGGCTAGGGTTGTTGCGTTCGGGTACCGCCATCGGCGCGCTCGCCGGCACCGTCTGGCTCGCGCATTTCCCACTGCGCAACCGGCCGGGCGCGGCGATGTTCGGCGGCGTGGTCGCGTTCGGCGCGGCCACGGTCGTGTTCGGCCTGTCGCATCAATTTCTCGCCTCGCTCATCGCGCTGATGGTGCTCGGCGCGTCGGACACCATCAGTGTGGTCGTGCGTCTGTCGCTCGTGCAACTGCGCACACCGGACGAAATGCTGGGACGCGTCAGCGCAGTCAATTCGCTTTTCATCGGGACGTCGAATCAATTGGGCGAATTCGAATCCGGCTTGACGGCGGGTTGGTGGGGCGCACAACCGGCCGTGCTGGTCGGCGGCGTGGCGACCATCGCGGTCGCCTTGCTCTGGATGCGCTTCTTCCCGGAACTCAGACGCACGCGCTCGCTGGAGCGCGAAGAGGAACTGGCGCCGAGCCCCTGA
- a CDS encoding chemotaxis protein: MAVDNRANDERSNLTSSNKFELLLYRLGSVPGSDAHELYGINVFKVREISTMPAVTPIAGSSPFVMGAVDIRGQIIPVIDLPRLMGCEPTRGLNILLVTEFARSTQAFAVEEVDDIVRLEWNQVLSAEGAAGGNLVTSIARIDGNTGDSRLAQVIDVEQVLRDVFPSQHPSVDPTSVGDALGILRGAKILAADDSGFARKLIEQALSAIGADYVMTKTGEEAWNTLQQVAREAQANGTRVKDSIALVLTDLEMPEMDGFMLTRQIKADERTRDIPVIIHSSLTGAANEAHVKNAGANGYVAKFAAAELADAIRNAIGVVPSQVAA, from the coding sequence ATGGCAGTAGACAACCGCGCGAACGATGAACGCAGCAACCTGACGAGTTCCAACAAGTTCGAGTTGTTGCTGTACCGCCTGGGCTCGGTGCCCGGCAGCGACGCGCACGAGCTTTATGGCATCAACGTCTTCAAGGTGCGGGAAATCTCCACGATGCCCGCGGTGACGCCGATTGCCGGTTCGTCGCCGTTCGTGATGGGCGCCGTGGATATTCGCGGGCAGATCATTCCTGTGATCGACTTGCCGCGGTTGATGGGGTGTGAGCCCACGCGCGGACTGAATATCTTGCTGGTGACGGAGTTTGCGCGGTCGACTCAGGCGTTCGCGGTCGAGGAAGTCGACGATATCGTGCGGCTGGAGTGGAATCAGGTGTTGTCCGCTGAAGGCGCGGCTGGGGGGAATCTGGTTACCAGCATTGCGCGGATAGATGGGAATACCGGGGATTCGCGGTTGGCGCAAGTGATCGATGTAGAGCAGGTGTTGCGCGATGTGTTTCCGTCACAGCATCCTAGTGTGGATCCGACTTCCGTTGGCGATGCGTTGGGGATTCTGCGCGGGGCGAAGATTCTTGCGGCCGATGATTCCGGGTTTGCCCGGAAGCTTATCGAGCAGGCTTTGAGCGCTATTGGCGCGGATTATGTGATGACCAAGACCGGGGAAGAGGCCTGGAATACCTTGCAACAGGTTGCGCGTGAGGCGCAGGCTAACGGGACTCGTGTTAAGGACAGCATTGCGCTTGTTTTGACGGATCTTGAGATGCCTGAGATGGATGGGTTTATGCTCACGCGGCAGATTAAGGCTGATGAGCGGACTCGGGATATTCCGGTCATTATTCATTCTTCTCTGACCGGGGCGGCTAATGAAGCGCATGTGAAGAATGCCGGGGCTAATGGGTATGTGGCGAAGTTTGCTGCCGCAGAGTTGGCTGATGCTATTCGGAATGCGATTGGGGTTGTGCCTTCTCAGGTTGCTGCTTGA
- a CDS encoding DUF4142 domain-containing protein — MIRLPLATIASTCMAGLLVVAGAANAQTTPAAAAADAGRLHAADQTFIADGTKAVATQRDAARIATSRSTDRDVKAFAERVSADNAKISDALRAASPRGVDVPKNDPDAAVLASINNLRGAEFDKAYIEQVALAGEQKALSAFQAEIASGRDEQLKDAAKKALPTIQEHYAMAQDLAKRKHLPTAQ; from the coding sequence ATGATCCGCTTGCCTCTCGCCACTATCGCCAGCACCTGCATGGCTGGACTGCTCGTCGTCGCCGGCGCGGCCAACGCTCAAACTACGCCGGCAGCGGCCGCGGCAGACGCCGGCCGTCTGCATGCCGCCGACCAGACGTTCATCGCGGACGGCACCAAGGCCGTCGCGACGCAACGCGACGCCGCGCGCATCGCGACCTCGCGCTCGACCGACCGCGACGTCAAGGCCTTCGCCGAGCGCGTCTCGGCCGACAACGCGAAAATCTCCGACGCACTGCGCGCGGCGAGCCCGCGCGGCGTCGATGTGCCGAAAAACGATCCCGACGCGGCGGTGCTCGCGAGCATCAACAACCTGCGTGGCGCCGAATTCGACAAGGCCTATATCGAACAGGTCGCGCTCGCCGGCGAACAGAAAGCGCTGTCGGCATTCCAGGCGGAAATCGCCTCGGGCCGCGACGAGCAGTTGAAGGACGCGGCGAAGAAGGCATTGCCGACGATCCAGGAACACTACGCAATGGCGCAGGATCTTGCCAAGCGTAAGCATCTGCCGACCGCGCAGTAA
- a CDS encoding acyltransferase family protein encodes METHSIRDASSLRYVTGLDGLRAISMMLVVLFHYTSYFSSPLSQLGGAWSGIVRIASTGWIGVDVFFVISGFLITTTLLKRPVNSVASYAKFIQRRAIRLLPAYVASLLIFTLIALLIDPHSKVLKNEYLLWTFTTSLQSLFGDRVALADQHFTMAHFWTLAVEWHFYIVFPILVARFHSYFRPAVVLLLVAMSFRVVCHFAGISDNGIYTFTLCRIDSIAVGCLLALVPSHLRSRQSAAAGVLGVAMFMAIWIALACSDVPFKTLAWLQTFGYTLLAVSVALMIYRVIHSSARSPVVRALECKPLTAIGRASYSLYIWHVPFYPSIALLAQRNFADIRLAYLVAVLAGVVMTAALGSLSYLLVESRFTRARPAVLA; translated from the coding sequence ATGGAAACGCATAGCATCCGAGACGCAAGCTCCTTGCGCTACGTGACCGGCCTCGATGGACTCCGAGCCATCTCGATGATGCTGGTCGTCCTGTTCCACTACACGAGCTATTTTTCCAGCCCCCTGTCACAGTTGGGTGGCGCATGGTCCGGCATCGTGCGTATTGCGTCGACCGGCTGGATAGGCGTGGACGTGTTTTTCGTGATCTCGGGCTTTCTCATCACCACGACGCTATTAAAGCGGCCCGTCAATTCAGTCGCGTCCTACGCGAAATTCATCCAGCGCCGGGCAATCCGCTTGCTGCCGGCCTATGTCGCGAGCCTGTTGATCTTCACGCTTATCGCACTGCTGATCGACCCGCATAGCAAGGTCTTGAAAAACGAGTACCTGCTATGGACATTCACGACCAGTCTGCAGTCGCTATTCGGCGATCGGGTCGCGCTGGCGGATCAACATTTCACCATGGCGCATTTCTGGACGCTGGCCGTGGAATGGCATTTCTATATCGTGTTCCCGATTCTCGTCGCCCGGTTCCATTCGTACTTTCGCCCGGCCGTGGTGCTCCTGCTGGTGGCGATGTCGTTCAGAGTGGTGTGCCATTTTGCCGGGATTTCCGACAACGGCATTTATACCTTCACGCTTTGCCGGATTGACTCGATTGCAGTAGGTTGCCTGCTGGCACTCGTACCTTCCCATCTTCGTTCCAGGCAGTCCGCGGCGGCCGGCGTGCTCGGCGTGGCGATGTTCATGGCGATCTGGATAGCGTTGGCATGTTCAGATGTCCCATTCAAAACCTTGGCGTGGCTTCAGACGTTCGGCTATACGCTGCTCGCCGTGTCAGTCGCATTGATGATTTACCGGGTCATCCATTCGTCTGCGCGCTCGCCGGTCGTGCGTGCGCTGGAATGCAAGCCGCTCACTGCAATAGGGCGCGCAAGCTATAGCCTGTACATCTGGCACGTGCCGTTCTATCCCAGCATCGCGCTGCTGGCGCAACGCAATTTCGCGGACATCAGGCTTGCGTACCTGGTCGCGGTACTGGCCGGTGTCGTGATGACGGCGGCGCTCGGCAGCCTCTCGTACCTGCTCGTCGAATCCCGATTCACCCGGGCGCGTCCGGCGGTTCTCGCCTGA